One stretch of Pomacea canaliculata isolate SZHN2017 linkage group LG11, ASM307304v1, whole genome shotgun sequence DNA includes these proteins:
- the LOC112575371 gene encoding rootletin-like isoform X5, which yields MELTRGFDPTLPLDFNGSTNPLDLPDVTIDGSIGDHPPSRAASASPGLVPMLAKTSSGRMSPVRGRTMKEYDQQIAELKKENFSLKLRIYFLEERMEQKFGSTEDTFKTNIELKVAVQSLKQELADKQELLRKASQAMEALTSGQQSDLETMRQNLEAQHKKYTENLKSDLQQAIQEAERSREEAENANKHMNDLEIKLSDLERQVQQELFKSKKLEDAVQLKERDVADLQSELEEREQAFVSLKMALKEAEEEKQQALARAEQAEKAVQRKDRDVEDQVQDQQEKLHQLEAKIMELQEILTNRDSRIEELETEMRAKDKNLKEASSRADELAEAMEQEREYSRRRDLTIQGLVNEVHKKEKELSKVKEKLSKCEATLKAMRADLHEAEMNKHQEPQHQGEALDDAMQENTRLQLQLTEANAKTEEMIKSLGKKEGELAGFREQLDLANQALRRSEEALESLQQQLEQERGEAKGKLDIQAKQHQKLLEEYTRQLESKDSLMAQMTQQLRAKDKQLASLMDLLTDDSSKNQTELFKRLVNDLDKSASTLQVDLNKKQEDLEEMEQKLEDTRRALKDKGNELRQAAHKLQQHQDELEMLQHKNAESGEAIAHLTASLSKAQRALEESIDKHAGALQEKEKIIQQLQTALQQRDETIKEFSLQSPSIDRCEEYLHKHLLEKDRKIEELKADHVQAAVRHEQGLHLLRNRLEEKDNEIQALNSKHRKEMLNYDHEIKSLMAQLGQMELQVAELQAGTRLAEEQQQETLKRLQRMMREKDKTIEALVDSVEEKERLLRRSQQNLTEDAKAQIAEVESLQAENRRLRQQLDERSEYGGCESHDNYISKDSQYSSQHEKVIYTCNSPLHSDNKELVSLLRDQLNEMQRLGLLLQDHKIVLTDLTEKCSSDGVGPSSSASALRNELSASKLLQQHLYETLERSQQLHHSLLGYTVRQTDNTVSGENSINYSDSAASCASSSSTASHHADQSMNRSSKFSEKSLFEMQGAVSLATQTSPRRMQQVQKHVGGPAFSSFSLTEQHPNKTCYSAGDMVQESLDARSLSLTSLSSEQLAGMSAAVLRDLVSQLQEDLLEAAQRNTVLTSHFKALYGKDESCQGMVDADKNRNHEAVFTKPSPSNFQSQVESLKNELNLKDKETACLRQHLGLAQSRSGSAVDAIFPTQVSDLRAEIFSLRGHVKEMNKINELLRQQMCHCNGSHNATQVFSPELLTSMSHEIDCLYRQVHSLISLADREAPQHGPDSASNGEDTSSFHSLPVSPVLSHTTSSEACLHEVLPNQTLSAEGGCRCCDSFEKDGGRGRTRCANGAADNTFPETEESSSLLGPRLGKSKKGKTRIPVAQLPNLNLIVKESEQGASMATMTRKLQEAQERVKYLENRLAATESTVRLTSQRLRLCQSQVHSGNGAKGLPLTRSQSEICLLLDPFGIQSPPFSEKLTPTLVNRDSQNETGGHAISLNDSDGGMTIQEAMVQRIHNQQSEESDGRHAGMEDDAALQQEVRSNASNDAADGGCSSDSPHQNLGSEAESDSIDCGEHFTDALEAEKDNNFKAKPLAVKGDFTHLSQQNASTLIYPRQLVQSDQTDLTLSSICAGERDYSMLAGELTYSSFSENILQLGPSHRAQDSAIGVSHLKVAKGNEAAKSSRVAKSLATACHLQLNSHAGDESRNESQLPVNLDASSLQAKVHFLTEMNTSLRDELKVYDRLCQSLGIQVSFTSSCVDPPTAGEANTDIELLKQHLVEIRRLRGILEQLDSDAYEDMQSTLLCKIQRVQELEAQLQKLREELLQKDNTIVQNSKTITEHENVFIKFRTTITQQESVIKETIVEMKKYEAEEKRLKEKIAVLEESSTRKDKEHEVTLTARNAQIGEVQRALKEAEKRIHLMQDQVAAGQQQLQAATTQLIIAKQHNQRFESQLKDSQNKCQEMEGQLKETQHKCQDMEGQLLESQRKHEELEQELKKVRDKAHAWELAVQDLQQQKVHLEEALGDLQRGREELEKQVMQATSAKKSEANKQRKRAEHLEECMKEHQQTLVQCEQKLKEAQESLHLSQAREQEAQATLQKCKAQEEETQATLKDMHQQISRLEAELREAEERASACQKVALHADSLVHSLENRVRDLEARVVESQEQARSSKEGTRDLQAVVEEQKGAVEKLKKELEQREAKLRKRDVQLKRLVPEYERIRAALSEVTEVNQTLRCEVRLYQDMQCQADDSSSQKELMRDLLQELTRTRKLVENIISRHRERGNMSPASTNGDAADGKPSPDVPHRTSSHSFEAQHGPISSSHTPPDKDSSASQRLKGFSTDSLFEDQNIDSPYQLKTVLTEESTAVSLGALSELDRFPGLGFSPKAFTEQKSPTALCPSTKGSPKSDIALLSNLNQKNLRMDTIMTGARGDIVLPLTPTKTLKYWQGSSLPSAVTGIPQVEVDSDLRQLFAVGALEGYEKLKCENRELLGLLSAMQARVNHRLKTFSSVTMSEIIKSVEYSTLRELHLSTENMRLCAEEEARLLTKFWITQLPPVNSAGEFYDPKLTEENENLKIELQRQKHRHDMLIHTVNEHQERLHATNTMRKKWEATLYKQYEHFRHFMATSPATTTIISSPSDLPSYLLSSRHEISRTADTLEEAEGNFSTAGLVPQKRSSRKSQPKGGTKDRK from the exons TACCAATCCGCTGGATCTGCCCGACGTCACTATTGATGGCAGTATTGGAGACCATCCACCGTCTAGAGCAGCATCTGCTAGTCCAGGACTTGTGCCAA TGTTGGCTAAAACTAGCAGCGGGCGAATGTCCCCTGTACGTGGTCGAACCATGAAGGAGTATGATCAG cAAATCGCAGAACTCAAGAAAGAGAATTTCAGCTTAAAACTTCGCATTTACTTCTTGGAGGAACGCATGGAACAGAAGTTTGGTAGTACAGAAGATACGTTTAAAACT aatatagAACTAAAAGTTGCTGTTCAGAGCCTGAAACAGGAACTTGCAGACAAGCAGGAGCTTCTGCGTAAGGCCAG TCAAGCTATGGAAGCCCTGACATCTGGCCAGCAAAGTGACCTTGAGACCATGCGCCAGAACTTGGAGGCTCAGCACAAGAAATACACAGAAAATCTCAAGTCGGACCTGCAGCAAGCCATTCAG GAAGCTGAAAGATCtcgagaagaagcagaaaatgcaaatAAGCATATGAATGACTTGGAGATTAAGTTGTCAGACTTAGAAAGGCAGGTGCAACAAGAGCTGTTCAAATCAAAA AAACTTGAGGATGCAGTACAACTTAAAGAAAG aGATGTGGCAGACCTTCAGAGTGAGTTGGAAGAAAGAGAACAGGCATTTGTTTCTCTCAAAATGGCTTTGAAGGAAGCTGAAGAGGAGAAACAACAGGCCTTAGCTCGTGCAGAGCAAGCAGAAAAGGCTGTGCAGCGCAAAGACCGTGATGTGGAG GACCAGGTGCAGGATCAGCAAGAGAAGCTACATCAGTTGGAGGCAAAGATAATGGAGCTGCAGGAAATTCTGACTAACAGGGACAGCAGAATAGAA GAGCTGGAGACTGAGATGCGAGCAAAAGACAAGAACTTAAAGGAGGCTAGCAGCAGGGCTGATGAACTGGCAGAGGCCATGGAACAAGAGCGAGAATACAGTAGGCGCCGTGATCTTACCATCCAGGGTCTGGTCAATGAGGtccacaagaaagaaaaagag CTGAGCAAGGTGAAAGAAAAGCTGTCAAAGTGTGAAGCCACCTTAAAGGCAATGCGTGCAGACCTCCATGAGGCTGAAATGAACAAACATCAG GAACCTCAGCATCAAGGCGAGGCACTGGATGATGCCATGCAAGAGAATACCCGATTGCAGCTTCAACTGACAGAGGCAAATGCAAAGACTGAG GAGATGATTAAGTCTCTTGGAAAAAAGGAGGGAGAACTGGCAGGGTTCCGTGAGCAGCTGGACCTTGCAAATCAGGCTTTGAGACGAAGTGAAGAAGCACTAGAG AGTCTACAGCAACAACTTGAACAAGAAAGGGGGGAAGCCAAGGGAAAGCTGGATATCCAGGCAAAGCAGCACCAG AAACTGCTGGAGGAATACACACGTCAGCTGGAATCTAAAGATTCCTTAATGGCCCAGATGACCCAGCAACTGAGAGCCAAAGACAAGCAGTTGGCATCCCTGATGGACCTTCTTACAGATGACTCTTCTAAG AATCAGACAGAGTTGTTTAAAAGACTTGTTAATGATCTTGACAAATCAGCCAGCACACTGCAG gttgatttgaacaaaaagcaagaagacCTTGAAGAAATGGAACAGAAGCTAGAAGACACTCGTCGTGCATTGAAAGATAAAGGGAATGAACTCAGACAGGCTGCACATAAATTGCAGCAGCACCAGGATGAACTGGAG ATGCTGCAACATAAGAATGCAGAGAGTGGAGAAGCCATTGCTCATCTAACAGCTTCACTTTCAAAAGCTCAGAGAGCACTTGAG GAATCTATCGACAAGCATGCTGGGGCACttcaagaaaaggagaagataATTCAACAGCTGCAGACAGCCCTTCAACAGCGTGATGAGACCATCAAG GAGTTTTCCCTCCAGAGTCCTTCCATAGATAGATGTGAGGAATATTTGCACAAACATCTTCTAGAGAAGGACAGGAAAATAGAG GAGCTGAAAGCAGATCATGTGCAAGCAGCTGTGAGACATGAACAAGGTTTGCATTTATTAAGAAATCGCCTTGAAGAGAAAGACAATGAGATTCAG GCCTTAAACAGCAAGCATCGAAAAGAGATGCTGAACTACGATCATGAGATCAAGTCACTGATGGCGCAGCTGGGACAGATGGAACTGCAGGTGGCAGAGCTGCAGGCCGGCACACGGCTGGCGGAGGAGCAGCAGCAGGAGACCCTGAAGCGACTGCAGCGCATGATGCGCGAGAAGGACAAGACCATAGAG GCTCTGGTGGACAGTGTCGAGGAGAAAGAGCGACTGTTGCGGAGATCACAGCAGAACCTGACAGAAGATGCCAAGGCACAGATTGCTGAGGTTGAATCTCTTCAGGCTGAAAATAGACGTCTTCGTCAGCAGCTAGATGAAAGATCAG AGTATGGAGGATGTGAATCCCATGACAACTATATCAGTAAAGACAGTCAGTACAGCAGCCAGCATGAGAAGGTCATCTACACATGCAACTCGCCCCTGCATtctgacaacaaagaa TTGGTGTCATTACTCAGGGACCAGTTGAATGAGATGCAGCGACTGGGACTATTGTTGCAGGACCACAAGATTGTTCTCACAGACTTAACAGAAAAGTGCTCAAG TGATGGTGTTGGTCCTTCTAGCTCGGCTTCTGCTTTGCGGAATGAGCTGTCAGCAAGcaagctgctgcagcagcacctcTATGAGACCCTTGAGCGGAGCCAACAGCTGCATCATTCCTTATTGGGTTACACAGTCCGACAAACAGACAATACTGTTTCAG GTGAGAACAGCATTAACTACAGTGACAGTGCTGCCAGCTGTGCTAGCAGTTCTAGTACTGCCAGTCACCATGCTGACCAAAGCATGAACAGAAGTTctaaattttctgaaaaatcaCTCTTCGAGATGCAAGGTGCTGTCTCTTTGGCCACACAGACCAGTCCTCGTCGAATGCAGCAAGTGCAGAAGCATGTTGGGGGGCCTgccttttcatcattttcccTCACAGAACAGCATCCCAACAAGACATGTTACAGTGCTGGGGACATGGTGCAAGAAAGCCTTGATGCAAGGTCCTTGTCCCTGACTTCACTGTCATCGGAACAGCTGGCAGGAATGTCCGCGGCAGTTCTACGGGATCTTGTTAGCCAGCTGCAGGAGGACTTGTTGGAAGCAGCTCAGCGTAATACAGTCCTCACAAGTCATTTTAAGGCATTGTATGGCAAGGATGAGAGCTGTCAAGGAATGGTTGATGCAGACAAGAACAGGAATCATGAAGCTGTATTTACTAAGCCTTCGCCATCTAATTTCCAGTCCCAG GTGGAGTCGCTCAAGAATGAGCTGAATTTGAAGGATAAAGAGACAGCATGTCTTCGTCAGCATCTAGGCCTGGCTCAGTCGAGATCAGGATCTGCAGTGGATGCCATATTTCCCACCCAGGTGTCAGACTTGCGGGCTGAAATTTTCAGTCTTCGTGGCCATGTCAAGGAGATGAACAAGATCAATGAACTGCTCCGCCAGCAGATGTGCCACTGCAATGGCTCGCACAATGCTACACAGGTGTTCAGCCCGGAGCTTCTCACCAGCATGTCACATGAAATAGATTGTCTGTACAGGCAGGTTCACTCACTGATATCTCTAGCTGACAGAGAAGCCCCACAACATGGGCCTGACTCTGCTAGCAATGGGGAGGACACAAGCTCTTTTCATTCACTCCCTGTTTCTCCTGTACTGTCGCACACAACCTCTAGTGAGGCATGTCTTCACGAGGTGCTGCCAAATCAGACTTTATCTGCTGAAGGAGGCTGCAGGTGCTGTGACTCGTTTGAgaaagatggagggaggggTCGCACGCGATGTGCCAATGGAGCTGCTGACAATACCTTTCCTGAGACTGAGGAGTCTTCCAGCTTGTTGGGACCAAGGCTAGGCAAATCCAAGAAGGGCAAGACGCGAATCCCTGTTGCACAGCTTCCAAATCTCAATCTCATTGTGAAGGAGTCTGAGCAAGGAGCTTCGATGGCCACCATGACACGTAAACTTCAAGAGGCACAGGAGCGG GTAAAATACTTAGAAAACAGACTGGCAGCTACAGAAAGTACAGTACGTTTGACTTCTCAGCGGCTGCGCCTGTGTCAGTCTCAGGTCCATTCTGGTAATGGAGCTAAAGGGCTACCACTAACCCGTTCACAAAGTGAGATTTGTCTTCTACTGGATCCTTTTGGCATTCAGTCACCACCCTTTTCTGAAAAGCTGACTCCGACATTAGTTAATAGAG ATTCTCAAAATGAAACTGGTGGACATGCTATATCATTAAATGACTCAGATGGAGGTATGACTATACAGGAAGCGATGGTTCAGAGAATTCACAATCAGCAAAGTGAGGAATCAGATGGCAG GCATGCTGGGATGGAAGATGATGCAGCTCTGCAGCAAGAAGTACGAAGCAATGCATCAAATGACGCAGCCGATGGAGGATGCAGTTCAGATTCGCCACATCAGAACCTTGGCAGTGAGGCTGAGTCAGATTCCATTGACTGTGGAGAACACTTTACTGATGCACTAGAGGCAGAGAAAGATAACAATTTTAAAGCTAAACCTTTAGCTGTGAAGGGTGATTTCACTCACCTTTCCCAGCAAAATGCCTCCACCCTTATATATCCCAGGCAGTTGGTCCAGTCTGACCAGACGGACCTAACTTTGTCCTCCATATGTGCAGGAGAAAGAGACTATTCCATGTTGGCTGGAGAACTGACTTACTCAAGCTTCTCTGAGAATATCCTGCAATTGGGTCCCTCTCATCGAGCACAGGACAGTGCCATAGGTGTTTCTCATCTGAAGGTAGCCAAGGGAAATGAGGCTGCAAAGAGTTCTCGAGTTGCAAAGTCCTTGGCAACTGCTTGTCACCTGCAGCTCAACAGTCATGCTGGAGATGAGAGCAGAAATGAAAGCCAGCTTCCTGTTAATTTAGATGCGTCTTCCTTGCAAGCCAAAGTGCATTTCCTGACGGAGATGAACACTTCATTGCGAGATGAGCTGAAGGTGTATGATCGCTTGTGCCAGTCCCTGGGTATCCAAGTCTCGTTCACAAGCAGCTGTGTTGACCCACCCACTGCTGGTGAAGCGAACACTGATATTGAGCTGCTGAAGCAGCATCTAGTTGAAATCCGGAGATTACGGGGCATCTTGGAACAGCTAGACTCAGATGCTTACGAAG ATATGCAGTCCACACTCTTGTGCAAGATCCAGCGTGTTCAGGAGCTAGAAGCTCAGCTACAGAAGCTGAGAGAGGAGCTTCTACAGAAGGACAACACAATCGTCCAGAATAGCAAGACAATCACAGAACATGAGAATGTGTTTATTAAGTTCCGCACAACCATCACACAGCAGGAGAGTGTCATCAAGGAGACAATAGTAGAAATGAAGAAGTATGAGGCAGAAGAAAAGAGGCTGAAAGAAAAGATTGCAGTCCTGGAAGAATCAAGCACCCGGAAAGACAAAGAGCACGAAGTGACCCTGACTGCACGCAATGCGCAGATAGGAGAGGTCCAAAGGGCGCTCAAAGAAGCTGAGAAGAGAATTCATCTGATGCAGGACCAGGTGGCAGCTGgtcaacagcagctgcaggctGCAACAACGCAGCTTATCATAGCAAAGCAGCACAACCAGCGCTTTGAAAGCCAGCTCAAGGACAGCCAGAACAAATGCCAAGAGATGGAAGGGCAACTGAAGGAAACTCAGCACAAGTGCCAGGATATGGAGGGTCAGCTGCTGGAGTCTCAGCGGAAGCATGAAGAGCTGGAGCAGGAGTTGAAGAAAGTCAGAGACAAGGCTCATGCCTGGGAGCTTGCTGTACAGGATCTGCAGCAGCAGAAGGTGCATCTGGAGGAAGCCCTTGGTGACTTGCAGCGTGGGAGGGAAGAACTTGAGAAGCAGGTGATGCAGGCCACTAGTGCAAAGAAGAGTGAGGCAAATAAGCAGAGAAAGAGGGCAGAGCACTTGGAGGAGTGCATGAAGGAGCACCAGCAGACGCTAGTCCAGTGTGAACAGAAGCTTAAGGAGGCCCAGGAAAGCCTGCACCTGAGCCAGGCCAGGGAACAGGAAGCACAGGCAACTCTGCAGAAGTGCAAGGCGCAGGAAGAGGAGACACAGGCCACCTTGAAGGACATGCACCAACAGATCTCTAGACTAGAGGCTGAGCTGAGGGAGGCAGAGGAAAGGGCCAGTGCCTGCCAGAAGGTGGCACTGCACGCTGACAGTTTGGTGCACTCACTGGAAAACCGTGTGCGAGATCTAGAAGCACGAGTGGTAGAGTCCCAGGAGCAAGCCAGGAGCAGCAAGGAAGGCACCAGAGACTTGCAGGCAGTCGTGGAGGAACAGAAGGGTGCAGTCGAGAAGTTAAAGAAAGAGCTTGAACAACGAGAAGCCAAACTGCGAAAAAGAGATGTCCAGCTGAAACGACTTGTTCCAGAATATGAGAG aattcGGGCAGCTTTAAGTGAAGTGACAGAGGTCAATCAGACACTGCGTTGCGAGGTCAGGCTGTACCAGGACATGCAGTGTCAGGCTGATGACA GTTCAAGTCAGAAGGAGCTGATGAGGGACTTACTTCAGGAGTTGACAAGGACTCGCAAGCTTGTGGAGAACATAATCAGCCGCCACAGAGAGAGGGGAAATATGAGCCCTGCATCTACAAATGGAG ATGCTGCAGATGGCAAGCCAAGCCCTGATGTGCCCCACAGAACTTCATCCCATAGTTTTGAGGCCCAGCATGGTCCTATAAGCTCAAGTCACA CCCCTCCAGACAAGGACAGTTCTGCCAGCCAGAGGCTCAAAGGGTTTTCTACAGACTCACTTTTTGAAGATCAGAATATTGACTCCCCTTACCAGCTAAAGACTGTTTTGACTGAAGAATCCACTGCTGTTTCTTTGGGAGCTCTGTCAGAACTTGACCGTTTTCCTGGACTAGGATTCAGCCCCAAAGCCTTCACAGAACAGAAGTCCCCAACAGCACTTTGTCCAAGTACAAAAGGATCGCCCAAAAGTGACATAGCCTTACTCAGTAATCTAAACCAAAAAAATCTTAGGATGGACACTATTATGACTGGTGCCAGGGGGGATATAGTGCTGCCTCTCACACCAACGAAAACCTTGAAATACTGGCAAGGAAGCAGTCTGCCATCTG CTGTCACAGGCATCCCACAGGTTGAGGTGGACAGCGACCTGCGGCAGCTGTTTGCAGTGGGAGCTCTTGAGGGCTATGAGAAGCTTAAGTGTGAGAACAGAGAACTGTTGGGCCTACTTAGCGCTATGCAAGCACGTGTCAACCACAGACTGAAGACCTTTTCCTCTGTCACCATGTCTGAG ATCATcaag AGTGTGGAGTACAGTACACTGAGAGAGCTGCACTTATCGACCGAAAACATGAGACTGTGTGCAGAGGAGGAGGCACGCCTTCTCACCAAATTTTGGATCACGCAGCTGCCCCCTGTCAATTCTGCAGGAGAGTTTTATGACCCCAAGCTGACTGAAGAg AACGAGAATTTGAAAATAGAGCTTCAAAGGCAAAAGCATCGTCATGACATGCTGATTCACACCGTCAATGAACATCAGGAGCGTCTCCATGCCACCAACACCATGCGGAAAAAATGGGAAGCCACGTTGTATAAGCAGT acgaaCATTTTCGCCACTTCATGGCTACTTCCCCAGCCACCACTACTATCATCTCCAGTCCTTCAGATTTGCCTTCATACTTGTTGTCTTCAAGGCATGAGA TATCCAGGACCGCAGACACCCTGGAGGAGGCGGAGGGAAACTTTAGCACAGCTGGTCTGGTGCCGCAGAAACGTTCTTCTAGAAAGTCACAGCCTAAGGGTGGCACCAAAGACAGGAAATAA